A window of the Microtus pennsylvanicus isolate mMicPen1 chromosome 4, mMicPen1.hap1, whole genome shotgun sequence genome harbors these coding sequences:
- the LOC142848294 gene encoding histone H2B type 1-M — MPEPTKSAPAPKKGSKKAVTKAQKKDGKKRKRSRKESYSVYVYKVLKQVHPDTGISSKAMGIMNSFVNDIFERIAGEASRLAHYNKRSTITSREIQTAVRLLLPGELAKHAVSEGTKAVTKYTSSK; from the coding sequence ATGCCTGAGCCAACAAAGTCGGCGCCCGCCCCGAAGAAGGGCTCCAAGAAGGCCGTGACCAAGGCCCAGAAGAAGGACGGCAAGAAGCGCAAGCGCAGCCGCAAGGAGAGCTACTCGGTGTACGTGTACAAGGTGCTGAAGCAGGTCCACCCCGACACCGGCATCTCTTCCAAGGCCATGGGCATCATGAACTCGTTCGTCAACGACATCTTCGAGCGCATCGCGGGCGAGGCGTCGCGCCTGGCGCATTACAACAAGCGCTCGACCATCACGTCCCGGGAGATCCAGACGGCCGTGCGCCTGCTGCTGCCCGGGGAGCTGGCCAAGCACGCCGTGTCCGAGGGCACCAAGGCCGTCACCAAGTACACCAGCTCCAAGTGA
- the LOC142848283 gene encoding histone H2A type 1-E-like, translating to MSGRGKQGGKARAKAKTRSSRAGLQFPVGRVHRLLRKGNYAERVGAGAPVYLAAVLEYLTAEILELAGNAARDNKKTRIIPRHLQLAIRNDEELNKLLGRVTIAQGGVLPNIQAVLLPKKTESSHHKAKGK from the coding sequence ATGTCTGGACGAGGCAAGCAGGGTGGCAAGGCTCGCGCCAAGGCCAAGACCCGCTCCTCCCGGGCCGGCCTGCAGTTCCCCGTGGGCCGCGTGCACCGCCTCCTCCGCAAGGGCAACTACGCGGAGCGGGTGGGCGCCGGCGCCCCGGTGTACCTGGCGGCCGTGCTGGAGTACCTGACGGCCGAGATCCTGGAGCTGGCTGGCAACGCGGCCCGCGACAACAAGAAGACGCGCATCATCCCGCGCCACCTGCAGCTGGCCATCCGCAACGACGAGGAGCTCAACAAGCTGCTGGGCCGCGTGACGATCGCGCAGGGCGGCGTCCTGCCCAACATCCAGGCGGTGCTGCTGCCCAAGAAGACCGAGAGCAGCCACCACAAGGCCAAGGGGAAATAA
- the LOC142848279 gene encoding histone H3.1 → MARTKQTARKSTGGKAPRKQLATKAARKSAPATGGVKKPHRYRPGTVALREIRRYQKSTELLIRKLPFQRLVREIAQDFKTDLRFQSSAVMALQEACEAYLVGLFEDTNLCAIHAKRVTIMPKDIQLARRIRGERA, encoded by the coding sequence ATGGCTCGCACAAAGCAGACCGCTCGCAAGTCCACCGGCGGCAAGGCCCCGCGCAAGCAGCTGGCCACCAAGGCCGCCCGCAAGAGCGCCCCGGCCACCGGCGGCGTGAAGAAGCCCCACCGCTACCGGCCCGGCACCGTGGCGCTGCGCGAGATCCGGCGCTACCAGAAGTCGACCGAGCTGCTGATCCGCAAGCTGCCGTTCCAGCGTCTGGTGCGCGAGATCGCGCAGGACTTCAAGACCGACCTGCGCTTCCAGAGCTCGGCCGTCATGGCTCTGCAGGAGGCCTGCGAGGCCTACCTGGTGGGTCTGTTTGAGGACACCAACCTGTGCGCCATCCACGCCAAGCGCGTCACCATCATGCCCAAGGACATCCAGCTGGCCCGCCGCATCCGCGGGGAGAGGGCTTAA
- the LOC142848291 gene encoding histone H2B type 1-M, protein MPEPTKSAPAPKKGSKKAVTKAQKKDGKKRKRSRKESYSVYVYKVLKQVHPDTGISSKAMGIMNSFVNDIFERIAGEASRLAHYNKRSTITSREIQTAVRLLLPGELAKHAVSEGTKAVTKYTSSK, encoded by the coding sequence ATGCCTGAGCCAACAAAGTCCGCGCCCGCCCCGAAGAAGGGCTCCAAGAAGGCCGTGACCAAGGCGCAGAAGAAGGACGGCAAGAAGCGCAAGCGCAGCCGCAAGGAGAGCTACTCGGTGTACGTGTACAAGGTGCTGAAGCAGGTCCACCCCGACACCGGCATCTCTTCCAAGGCCATGGGCATCATGAACTCGTTCGTCAACGACATCTTCGAGCGCATCGCGGGCGAGGCGTCGCGCCTGGCGCATTACAACAAGCGCTCGACCATCACGTCCCGGGAGATCCAGACGGCCGTGCGCCTGCTGCTGCCCGGGGAGCTGGCCAAGCACGCCGTGTCCGAGGGCACCAAGGCCGTCACCAAGTACACCAGCTCCAAGTGA
- the LOC142848271 gene encoding olfactory receptor 2B2-like, producing MTLANESISGEFILLGFSDRPWLELPLFVVFLVSYILTIFGNMTIILVSRLDSKLHTPMYFFLTNLSLLDLCYTTSTVPQMLVNICSSRKVISYGGCVVQLFIFLALGSTECLLLGVMSFDRFIAICRPLHYSVIMHQRRCLQLAAACWISGFSNSVLQSTWTLQMPRCGHKKVDHFFCEVPALLKLSCVDTTANEAELFFISVLFLLIPVTLILISYAFIVQAVLRIRSAEGRRKAFGTCGSHLIVVVLFYGTAIYMYLQPPSPASKDRGKMVSLFYGIITPMLNPLIYTLRNKEVKGAFKRLVIRVFLIKK from the coding sequence ATGACTCTGGCGAATGAGAGCATCTCAGGGGAGTTcattctcttagggttctcagaTCGGCCATGGCTGGAGCTGCCACTCTTTGTGGTGTTTCTGGTGTCCTATATCCTGACCATCTTTGGGAATATGACGATAATTCTGGTGTCCCGCCTGGATTCCAAActccacacccccatgtactttttcctcaCGAACCTGTCCCTGCTGGACCTGTGCTACACCACGAGCACCGTGCCCCAGATGCTCGTCAACATCTGCAGCTCCCGGAAGGTGATCAGCTATGGAGGCTGTGTGGTCcagcttttcattttcctggCCTTGGGTTCCACTGAATGTCTTCTCCTGGGCGTCATGTCCTTTGACAGATTTATAGCCATCTGTCGGCCTCTCCATTACTCAGTCATCATGCACCAAAGGCGCTGCCTGCAGTTGGCGGCTGCGTGTTGGATCAGTGGCTTCAGCAACTCAGTATTGCAGTCCACATGGACCCTTCAGATGCCACGGTGTGGCCACAAGAAAGTGGATCACTTCTTCTGTGAGGTTCCTGCCCTACTCAAGCTGTCCTGTGTGGATACGACGGCGAATGAAGCAGAACTCTTCTTCATCAGTGTGCTGTTTCTTTTAATACCTGTGACCCTCATCCTCATATCGTATGCCTTTATCGTTCAAGCAGTGTTGAGGATCAGGTCAGCTGAAGGTCGGCGAAAGGCATTTGGGACATGTGGCTCCCACCTAATTGTGGTGGTGCTGTTTTATGGTACTGCCATCTACATGTATCTGCAGCCGCCGTCCCCTGCCTCCAAGGACAGAGGGAAAATGGTGTCCCTCTTTTATGGGATCATCACACCCATGCTGAACCCCCTCATCTACACACTTAGGAACAAAGAGGTAAAGGGAGCTTTTAAGAGGTTGGTGATAAGGGTCTTCttgattaaaaaataa